Proteins encoded in a region of the Flavobacteriaceae bacterium HL-DH10 genome:
- a CDS encoding acetyl-CoA C-acyltransferase, translated as MNKEVVIVAAARTPIGSFMGNLSTISAPRLGAVAIKGALDRINLKPELVEEVIMGNVVQAGTGQAPARQAAIYAGIPNTVPCTTINKVCASGMKAVMQAAQAIALGDANIIVAGGMENMSLIPHYLYARTGTKFGPTTLIDGMQKDGLVDAYDQNAMGVCADACANEYEFSREDQDAYAIQSYTRSSEAWEAGKFDNEVVPVEVPQRRGEPIIVAKDEEFTNVKMDKIPQLRPAFTKDGTVTAANASTINDGAGAMILMSKEKANELGLQILATIKSYADAAHEPEWFTTAPSKALPKALDKAGIKIEDVDFFEFNEAFSVVGLANMKILGLNDTNVNVNGGAVSLGHPLGCSGVRILITLLNVLDQNNGKIGAAAICNGGGGASAIVIERN; from the coding sequence ATGAATAAAGAAGTTGTTATCGTTGCTGCTGCAAGAACTCCAATTGGTAGTTTTATGGGTAACTTGTCTACTATTTCAGCTCCAAGACTAGGTGCAGTAGCTATAAAAGGAGCGCTTGATAGAATAAATTTAAAACCAGAATTAGTTGAAGAAGTAATAATGGGCAATGTAGTTCAAGCTGGTACAGGACAAGCGCCAGCAAGACAAGCAGCTATATATGCAGGAATACCTAATACGGTTCCTTGTACCACTATAAATAAAGTATGTGCTTCCGGCATGAAAGCTGTTATGCAAGCAGCTCAAGCCATAGCTTTAGGCGATGCTAACATTATAGTTGCTGGAGGTATGGAGAATATGAGTTTAATTCCGCATTATTTATATGCGAGAACAGGCACTAAATTTGGACCAACAACTTTAATTGATGGCATGCAAAAAGATGGACTAGTTGATGCTTACGACCAAAATGCTATGGGAGTTTGTGCTGATGCATGTGCTAATGAATATGAGTTTTCTCGCGAAGACCAAGATGCTTACGCCATACAATCATATACGAGGTCTTCTGAAGCATGGGAAGCCGGAAAATTTGATAATGAAGTTGTACCTGTTGAAGTTCCTCAAAGACGAGGAGAACCTATTATAGTTGCAAAAGATGAAGAGTTCACAAATGTGAAGATGGATAAAATTCCGCAATTACGACCTGCTTTCACAAAAGATGGCACGGTAACCGCTGCTAATGCCTCAACAATTAATGATGGTGCAGGTGCCATGATATTAATGAGTAAAGAGAAAGCTAATGAGTTAGGATTACAGATTTTAGCCACTATTAAAAGTTATGCGGATGCTGCTCATGAACCAGAATGGTTTACAACTGCTCCTTCCAAAGCATTACCCAAAGCGTTAGATAAAGCAGGAATAAAGATAGAAGATGTTGATTTTTTTGAATTTAACGAGGCGTTTTCAGTGGTTGGTCTAGCTAACATGAAAATTCTTGGCTTAAATGACACTAATGTAAATGTTAATGGAGGAGCCGTATCATTAGGACATCCACTAGGTTGTTCTGGTGTTAGAATTTTAATTACTTTATTAAATGTTTTAGATCAGAATAATGGTAAAATTGGTGCAGCTGCTATTTGTAATGGCGGAGGTGGTGCATCAGCAATTGTTATAGAACGTAATTAA